One segment of Ricinus communis isolate WT05 ecotype wild-type chromosome 8, ASM1957865v1, whole genome shotgun sequence DNA contains the following:
- the LOC8272106 gene encoding putative DEAD-box ATP-dependent RNA helicase 29 isoform X1 — translation MGKAEPLVSSKAELKHKQNLKKKAKSGGFESLNLSPNVYNGVKRKGYRVPTPIQRKTMPIILSGSDVVAMARTGSGKTAAFLIPMLERLKQHVSQGGARALILSPTRDLALQTLKFTKELGRFTDLRASLLVGGDSMESQFEELAQNPDIIIATPGRLMHHLSEVDDMSLRTVEYVVFDEADSLFGMGFAEQLHQILTQLSENRQTLLFSATLPSALAEFAKAGLRDPQLVRLDVDTKISPDLKTVFFTLRQEEKYAALLYLVREHISSDQQTLIFVSTKHHVEFLNILFREEGIEPSVCYGDMDQDARKIHVSRFRAQKTMLLIVTDVAARGIDIPLLDNVINWDFPPKPKIFVHRVGRAARAGRTGTAFSFVTSEDMPYLLDLHLFLSKPIRAAPTEEEVVKDMDRVMMKINEAVANGETIYGRFPQTVLDLVSDRVREVIDSSAELTSLQKTCTNAFRLYTKTKPLPAKESIRRVKDLPHEGIHPIFKNGLGGGELTALAFSERLKAFRPKQTILEAEGEAAKSKNARGPSSQWVDVMKRKRAIHEKIINLVHQHRSIQQEDKEVESEIPSSSGKEKKEARGSKRKAKSFKDEEYYISSVPTNHHTEAGLSVRANEGFGSNRLEAAVLDLVADDSGGMQKQKTVYHWDKRGKKYIKLNNGERVTASGKVKTEGGAKVKANKTGIYKKWKERSHRKVSLKGASDEGNAEQTSTFSGDNRLRGNNRKFKGGKKQNFMPNANVRSEIKSLEQVRKERQKKASQMSHMKSKGAGGKKKFGKNGKRGKTRK, via the exons ATGGGAAAAGCAGAACCATTAGTAAGCTCAAAAGCAGAGCTAAAGCACAAGCAAAACCTCAAAAAGAAAGCGAAATCAGGTGGCTTCGAATCCCTAAACCTAAGCCCTAATGTATACAATGGAGTCAAGCGGAAAGGTTACCGTGTCCCTACACCTATCCAACGCAAGACCATGCCTATCATTCTCTCCGGCTCCGATGTTGTCGCTATGGCTCGTACGGGCTCTGGTAAAACGGCAGCGTTTTTAATTCCTATGCTTGAGAGATTGAAACAACATGTGTCTCAAGGTGGTGCTAGAGCTCTCATTTTGTCACCTACTAGGGACTTGGCTTTGCAGACTTTGAAATTTACTAAAGAGCTTGGCAGGTTTACTG ATCTTCGAGCTAGTTTATTGGTTGGTGGTGATAGCATGGAAAGTCAGTTTGAGGAATTAGCTCAGAATCCTGATATAATAATTGCAACTCCTGGTAGGCTTATGCACCATTTGTCTGAGGTTGATGATATGTCATTACGGACTGTGGAATATGTGGTTTTTGATGAAGCAGATAGTCTATTTGGTATGGGTTTTGCTGAGCAGTTGCATCAAATCCTTACCCAGTTGAGTGAGAATCGACAGACCTTGCTTTTTAGTGCAACTTTGCCAAGTGCTCTTGCTGAGTTTGCTAAGGCTGGTCTAAGAGATCCTCAGCTTGTTCGGCTTGATGTGGATACTAAGATTAGCCCTGATTTGAAGACTGTGTTTTTCACTTTACGGCAAGAGGAAAAATATGCGGCACTGCTATATTTGGTTAGGGAGCACATTAGTTCTGACCAGCAGACTTTGATTTTTGTGTCCACTAAACATCATGTTGAGTTCCTTAATATTTTGTTTCGAGAAGAGGGTATCGAGCCTTCTGTATGTTACGGTGATATGGATCAAGATGCACGAAAGATTCATGTATCGAGGTTCAGGGCACAAAAAACTATGTTGTTGATTGTAACAGATGTGGCGGCTAGGGGGATTGATATCCCCTTGCTTGATAATGTCATCAACTGGGACTTCCCCCCAAAACCTAAAATTTTTGTCCATCGTGTAGGACGAGCTGCAAGGGCAGGTCGGACTGGTACAGCGTTCTCTTTTGTGACATCTGAAGATATGCCTTACCTTTTGGATCTTCatctatttctttctaaaCCAATCAGGGCTGCTCCAACTGAGGAAGAGGTTGTGAAGGACATGGATCGAGTTATGATGAAAATTAATGAAGCAGTTGCAAATGGGGAAACTATTTATGGACGTTTCCCGCAGACGGTTCTCGATCTCGTTTCAGATAGAGTTCGAGAGGTTATTGATTCATCTGCAGAACTGACTTCCTTGCAGAAAACCTGTACAAATGCTTTTAGGCTGTATACAAAGACAAAACCCTTACCTGCAAAGGAGTCCATTAGAAGAGTAAAAGATTTGCCCCATGAAGGTATACatccaatttttaaaaatggtTTGGGAGGTGGTGAGTTAACTGCACTCGCATTTTCTGAGCGCTTAAAAGCATTTAG ACCCAAACAGACTATACTGGAAGCTGAAGGTGAAGCTGCTAAATCAAAGAATGCGAGG GGTCCTTCTAGTCAATGGGTTGATGTGATGAAGAGGAAAAGAGCTATTCATGAGAAGATCATTAATTTGGTACATCAGCATCGTTCTATCCAGCAAGAGGACAAG GAAGTTGAATCTGAAATTCCTTCTTCAAGCGGGAAGGAGAAAAAAG AAGCTCGTGGTTCTAAAAGGAAAGCAAAAAGTTTCAAAGATGAGGAGTACTATATAAGTTCAGTACCAACGAATCAT CATACAGAGGCAGGCCTTTCAGTTAGAGCTAATGAAGGCTTTGGATCAAATAG GTTGGAAGCTGCTGTCCTAGATCTGGTTGCTGATGATAGCGGGGGCATGCAGAAACAGAAGACTGTATACCATTGGGATAAG AGGGGTAAAAAGTACATCAAATTGAATAATGGTGAACGTGTTACAGCTAGTGGAAAG GTAAAAACAGAAGGTGGTGCAAAAGTAAAAGCCAATAAAACCGGGATATACAAGAAGTGGAAAGAACGGTCACACAGAAAAGTCTCTCTTAAAGGAGCCAGTGACGAAGGGAATGCTGAGCAAACCTCAACCTTCTCAG GAGACAATCGATTGCGAGGTAATAATAGAAAGTTTAAAGGTGGCAAGAAGCAGAACTTCATGCCTAATGCTAATGTGCGTTCAGAAATTAAAAGTCTTGAACAAGTTCGCAAGGAGAGGCAGAAGAAGGCCAGCCAAATGTCTCATATGAAGAGCAAGGGTGCCGGGGGTAAGAAGAAATTTGGTAAAAATGGAAAGAGAGGAAAGACGAGGAAATAA
- the LOC8272106 gene encoding putative DEAD-box ATP-dependent RNA helicase 29 isoform X2, translating into MGKAEPLVSSKAELKHKQNLKKKAKSGGFESLNLSPNVYNGVKRKGYRVPTPIQRKTMPIILSGSDVVAMARTGSGKTAAFLIPMLERLKQHVSQGGARALILSPTRDLALQTLKFTKELGRFTDLRASLLVGGDSMESQFEELAQNPDIIIATPGRLMHHLSEVDDMSLRTVEYVVFDEADSLFGMGFAEQLHQILTQLSENRQTLLFSATLPSALAEFAKAGLRDPQLVRLDVDTKISPDLKTVFFTLRQEEKYAALLYLVREHISSDQQTLIFVSTKHHVEFLNILFREEGIEPSVCYGDMDQDARKIHVSRFRAQKTMLLIVTDVAARGIDIPLLDNVINWDFPPKPKIFVHRVGRAARAGRTGTAFSFVTSEDMPYLLDLHLFLSKPIRAAPTEEEVVKDMDRVMMKINEAVANGETIYGRFPQTVLDLVSDRVREVIDSSAELTSLQKTCTNAFRLYTKTKPLPAKESIRRVKDLPHEGIHPIFKNGLGGGELTALAFSERLKAFRPKQTILEAEGEAAKSKNARGPSSQWVDVMKRKRAIHEKIINLVHQHRSIQQEDKEVESEIPSSSGKEKKARGSKRKAKSFKDEEYYISSVPTNHHTEAGLSVRANEGFGSNRLEAAVLDLVADDSGGMQKQKTVYHWDKRGKKYIKLNNGERVTASGKVKTEGGAKVKANKTGIYKKWKERSHRKVSLKGASDEGNAEQTSTFSGDNRLRGNNRKFKGGKKQNFMPNANVRSEIKSLEQVRKERQKKASQMSHMKSKGAGGKKKFGKNGKRGKTRK; encoded by the exons ATGGGAAAAGCAGAACCATTAGTAAGCTCAAAAGCAGAGCTAAAGCACAAGCAAAACCTCAAAAAGAAAGCGAAATCAGGTGGCTTCGAATCCCTAAACCTAAGCCCTAATGTATACAATGGAGTCAAGCGGAAAGGTTACCGTGTCCCTACACCTATCCAACGCAAGACCATGCCTATCATTCTCTCCGGCTCCGATGTTGTCGCTATGGCTCGTACGGGCTCTGGTAAAACGGCAGCGTTTTTAATTCCTATGCTTGAGAGATTGAAACAACATGTGTCTCAAGGTGGTGCTAGAGCTCTCATTTTGTCACCTACTAGGGACTTGGCTTTGCAGACTTTGAAATTTACTAAAGAGCTTGGCAGGTTTACTG ATCTTCGAGCTAGTTTATTGGTTGGTGGTGATAGCATGGAAAGTCAGTTTGAGGAATTAGCTCAGAATCCTGATATAATAATTGCAACTCCTGGTAGGCTTATGCACCATTTGTCTGAGGTTGATGATATGTCATTACGGACTGTGGAATATGTGGTTTTTGATGAAGCAGATAGTCTATTTGGTATGGGTTTTGCTGAGCAGTTGCATCAAATCCTTACCCAGTTGAGTGAGAATCGACAGACCTTGCTTTTTAGTGCAACTTTGCCAAGTGCTCTTGCTGAGTTTGCTAAGGCTGGTCTAAGAGATCCTCAGCTTGTTCGGCTTGATGTGGATACTAAGATTAGCCCTGATTTGAAGACTGTGTTTTTCACTTTACGGCAAGAGGAAAAATATGCGGCACTGCTATATTTGGTTAGGGAGCACATTAGTTCTGACCAGCAGACTTTGATTTTTGTGTCCACTAAACATCATGTTGAGTTCCTTAATATTTTGTTTCGAGAAGAGGGTATCGAGCCTTCTGTATGTTACGGTGATATGGATCAAGATGCACGAAAGATTCATGTATCGAGGTTCAGGGCACAAAAAACTATGTTGTTGATTGTAACAGATGTGGCGGCTAGGGGGATTGATATCCCCTTGCTTGATAATGTCATCAACTGGGACTTCCCCCCAAAACCTAAAATTTTTGTCCATCGTGTAGGACGAGCTGCAAGGGCAGGTCGGACTGGTACAGCGTTCTCTTTTGTGACATCTGAAGATATGCCTTACCTTTTGGATCTTCatctatttctttctaaaCCAATCAGGGCTGCTCCAACTGAGGAAGAGGTTGTGAAGGACATGGATCGAGTTATGATGAAAATTAATGAAGCAGTTGCAAATGGGGAAACTATTTATGGACGTTTCCCGCAGACGGTTCTCGATCTCGTTTCAGATAGAGTTCGAGAGGTTATTGATTCATCTGCAGAACTGACTTCCTTGCAGAAAACCTGTACAAATGCTTTTAGGCTGTATACAAAGACAAAACCCTTACCTGCAAAGGAGTCCATTAGAAGAGTAAAAGATTTGCCCCATGAAGGTATACatccaatttttaaaaatggtTTGGGAGGTGGTGAGTTAACTGCACTCGCATTTTCTGAGCGCTTAAAAGCATTTAG ACCCAAACAGACTATACTGGAAGCTGAAGGTGAAGCTGCTAAATCAAAGAATGCGAGG GGTCCTTCTAGTCAATGGGTTGATGTGATGAAGAGGAAAAGAGCTATTCATGAGAAGATCATTAATTTGGTACATCAGCATCGTTCTATCCAGCAAGAGGACAAG GAAGTTGAATCTGAAATTCCTTCTTCAAGCGGGAAGGAGAAAAAAG CTCGTGGTTCTAAAAGGAAAGCAAAAAGTTTCAAAGATGAGGAGTACTATATAAGTTCAGTACCAACGAATCAT CATACAGAGGCAGGCCTTTCAGTTAGAGCTAATGAAGGCTTTGGATCAAATAG GTTGGAAGCTGCTGTCCTAGATCTGGTTGCTGATGATAGCGGGGGCATGCAGAAACAGAAGACTGTATACCATTGGGATAAG AGGGGTAAAAAGTACATCAAATTGAATAATGGTGAACGTGTTACAGCTAGTGGAAAG GTAAAAACAGAAGGTGGTGCAAAAGTAAAAGCCAATAAAACCGGGATATACAAGAAGTGGAAAGAACGGTCACACAGAAAAGTCTCTCTTAAAGGAGCCAGTGACGAAGGGAATGCTGAGCAAACCTCAACCTTCTCAG GAGACAATCGATTGCGAGGTAATAATAGAAAGTTTAAAGGTGGCAAGAAGCAGAACTTCATGCCTAATGCTAATGTGCGTTCAGAAATTAAAAGTCTTGAACAAGTTCGCAAGGAGAGGCAGAAGAAGGCCAGCCAAATGTCTCATATGAAGAGCAAGGGTGCCGGGGGTAAGAAGAAATTTGGTAAAAATGGAAAGAGAGGAAAGACGAGGAAATAA
- the LOC8271765 gene encoding uncharacterized protein LOC8271765, whose protein sequence is MAPAQPLMDINLDQKKPLCTKVEVDTDYGSILVKSDGIGSRCIDNCEKTVNSQGTLFDEQNKPKDPEDVEVDITTCKNINDARSKEAEDPNATEYSSSFANTLSDTEKCSGLSENEVESQFFGDSDLASTYDAFSSIFQTRKKKLTNHWRSFIRPLMWHCKWTELKIKEIESQALKYARELAAYEQRKHSRIYQSPLEGFCSKSLPFSNQCYRRRAIKRRRRRIIEDKTDTTSYMLHHSLFSYLESKRSNPDGSSMIDDFDNTAITERHADCNDKFGIDSEQLSFEFEDGDNSLEQVLCKIETVQNRIQKLKNQLDVVMSKNAARFSSSENLSLLAPCDGQTSSAPSPTFSAGNGETLSVGAMLNATHHISGYDIGDLVMPDSALSSYGEAIHVPDIIESTVGMLSAADVTFHQPQIGDSCEAIVDNVLIHTDATEGERDNFIGTSNQLLEKHHEPEKGEEGESTNLCPVPISEPDPMVKPIVTPGESILRSCLASDLQFPRNKRKRAERKAGSGGWNKKGSGEPDSQ, encoded by the exons ATGGCTCCTGCACAGCCATTAATGGACATTAATTTGGACCAGAAAAAACCGCTTTGCACAAAAGTTGAAGTTGATACAGATTATGGAAGCATCTTGGTAAAATCAGATGGGATAGGTTCAAGGTGCATAGATAATTGTGAGAAAACAGTTAATAGTCAAGGCACTCTATTTGATGAACAAAATAAGCCAAAGGATCCCGAGGATGTAGAAGTTGACATAACTACATGCAAAAACATCAATGACGCTAGATCAAAAGAAGCTGAAGATCCAAATGCAACTGAATATTCAAGCTCATTTGCCAACACTCTTTCCGATACAGAGAAATGTTCTGGACTAAGTGAAAATGAAGTGGAATCACAATTTTTTGGTGACAGTGATTTGGCATCCACATATGATGCATTCAGTAGCATCTTCCAAACAAG GAAGAAGAAGTTAACTAATCATTGGAGGAGCTTTATACGTCCCCTGATGTGGCATTGCAAATGGACAGAACTGAAAATCAAGGAAATTGAGTCTCAAGCATTGAAATATGCCAGAGAACTTGCAGCATATGAACAGAGAAAACACTCACGAATCTATCAATCTCCGCTTGAAGGTTTCTGTTCAAAGTCATTGCCATTTTCAAATCAATGTTATAGAAGAAGGGCCATAAAGAGGAGAAGACGAAGGATAATTGAAGACAAGACTGATACAACATCATATATGTTACATCATAGCCTCTTTTCTTATCTGG AAAGTAAGAGATCCAATCCAGATGGGAGTTCTATGATTGATGATTTTGATAATACAG CAATTACTGAACGACATGCTGATTGCAATGACAAATTTGGCATTGATAGTGAACAATTATCTTTCGAGTTTGAAGATGGTGATAATTCCTTGGAGCAAGTCCTTTGTAAAATTGAAACAGTGCAAAATCGGATTCAGAAGCTGAAGAATCAACTTGATGTAGTGATGTCAAAAAATGCTGCTAGATTTTCCTCCTCTGAGAATTTAAGCCTTCTTGCACCTTGCGATGGACAGACTAGTTCTGCTCCTAGCCCTACATTCTCTGCTGGCAATGGAGAAACTTTATCAGTAGGAGCTATGCTTAATGCCACTCATCATATTTCAGGATATGATATTGGAGATTTGGTAATGCCTGATAGTGCCTTATCAAGTTATGGAGAGGCTATTCACGTGCCTGATATAATTGAAAGCACAGTAGGAATGTTGTCTGCTGCTGATGTTACCTTCCATCAACCACAAATTGGAGATTCATGTGAAGCT ATTGTGGACAATGTGTTGATACATACTGATGCAACTGAGGGGGAGAGAGACAATTTCATAGGGACAAGTAATCAACTTCTAGagaaacatcatgaaccagaAAAAGGGGAAGAAGGAGAAAGCACCAACCTCTGTCCAGTTCCAATCTCAGAACCTGATCCAATGGTAAAACCCATTGTGACACCGGGGGAATCAATTCTAAGATCATGTTTAGCCTCAGATCTCCAATTTCCAAGAAACAAGAGAAAGCGAGCAGAGAGGAAAGCTGGTTCTGGTGGATGGAACAAGAAAGGTTCAGGTGAGCCTGATAGCCAGTGA